A window of Globicephala melas chromosome 2, mGloMel1.2, whole genome shotgun sequence genomic DNA:
GGCAGGAGCAAAGGCTGGGCAGCACACTGACTCTCGTGTCCCCTGGAACCCCCTCGGGAGCTGAGATGGAGTTTTCAAGGAGCGCATCCTTCCCTACGGCCTGCCTCTGGTGGGCCCTGTCAGCTCCACTCTGGTGGGACCCCTTGAAAACCAGCTCTGCTGTCAGAACCCTGATGGTAGGCAGGCCCGGGAGGCAGCTATGGGGACTCCGGGCCGTTTCAGAGGGAAGCTGACAGCCAGGAGCAGAGCCGGAGCGGGTGGCATGGGGAGGCCACACCTCTCAAGAAACCCTTTGAAGGACTGGTCAGACTGCTTGGAGAAGGCTGGGGAGGCCCTTCCTACCGACTCTGCAGCCTCCTGGCCCACCTCACAGGCATGCCCACCCTCACTGCCCCACCATGCACGCTGCTGCACCTCCTCTCAGTGCCATTCCTGGACTACTGAAGTCTGATGTAGATGCCACTGCTCCGTGGCACCCCGGTGCTTCCCCTGTCCTCCTGTCACGATCATCTGACTGTCCATCTCACCTCAGACTGTAggctcctgagggcagggccgtgggaccaccccccaccccgttcGTGCTCAGTGTCTGACACAGGACACACTCtgagtagttttatttttgtgggaTGAGAGTTGGGACACCGTGAAGGGCAGCCAGTCTGAGAGGAGGGAGCAGGTGTTACGTGGGGGAGGCAGGGGCCCCGGCCCTGACGGGACATGACGGGGGTGCTGTTGGTGCAGACACCCACATTTCCTCTGCCCCCTGCAGGAACTCAGCAAAAGGTTCACTGCGATCCGCAAGACCAAGGGGGATGGGAACTGCTTCTACCGGGCCTTGGGCTACTCCTACCTGGAATCTCTGCTGGGGAAGAGCAGGGAGATACTCAAGTGAGTGGGGCACAGGGGATGCTGGGTGGGCTGCCAAGGGGCCCGCTGGGGAGGGACAGTGACCTAGCGGGCACTCTCAGCCCTCCGGTCTCAGTGCGCTTAGGCAAGTTGCGTTGGGTGCGTTCTCGAAGACTCACTGCAAGGAGAACACAAAGAAGCGTTGCCCCGTTGTTCTGGATGATCTCGCTGACCTTGAGTAACCCAGGGGTCCACCTGGTCAGCCTGGATCCAGAGTTGATGCTGTCCAAGGTCCCTCTGTCCCGCAGCTGCTGCCCGTAGCGATCCTCCCTTAGACCCTCGGGTTTTGGCTTAGCTCGAGGCTTCTCATACTTCATCATTTGTGCAAACCCCCTGGGGTCTTCTTCAGATGCAGATTCCAGTTCAGTAGGTCTAGGGCGGGGGATTCcgcatttctcacaagctcccGGAGAAGCCGCCCCTGCCGCTGGGCCTCGGACCATGCTGGGGAGCAAGGAGCTGAGAGCTGCTTCTTGCCCTTGGAGGTCTCACAGCCCTTACAGGATTGGATGAAGACCCCGGGCTTCCGTGTCAGACACCCTTCCCCACATACCCTGGGAAAGAGTGCAGAGTGGCCACAGGTCACAGAGCCCTTGTGGTTGAACCGTGGACTCCGGCACCAGAACTCCTTCGCCGAGGCAGGTTTCTACCCTGCCTTCCGTCCGGGGCCCCCTTGCTCCTGCAGCCATCGCCCAACTGGGTGCCACACGCAGACTGTGTTGTGGGCCCTGGGGATGCAGCAGCCAACGAGAGAGACAAAACACCCTGCCTGTGGAGCTGGCATCCTGACCGGAAAAGAGGGACAGTGGATACGAAGCGTACTTGATGTGTCAGACGGTGATAAGCGTTGTGGGAAGAAAAATCAGGCAGGAAAGGAGGCCAGGTTGTCCAGGGGTAGAGGCTGCAGTTTTAAGTAGGGGTTGGAGAGGTAGCGGGGGCAGGTGGGGTAGGGCCTCACGGGCCTTTTTAAGGACCTTGAATGTCGGCCTGAATGAGATGGAGCCACAGAGGGTTCAAGAGAGCAAGGGGCCTGATGTGCGGCCTGCTGCGTGCAGGATAAGTGCAGCGGCGCGCAGCCAGGGAGCAGCAGGGGACGTGCTCCAGGAGAGCCCAGAGGAGGGGTGGTGACGGTGGTCTGAGCAGGTGGAGGTCGATCGCAGAGCCCTGCAGGGGGGCGCCAACAGGATTCACTCGTGGCTGGAGTGGGGTGTGTGAGCAGAGAGAGGAGTCGAGGATGGGTGCCTGGGGTTTGGCCTGAGAGTTAAAAAAGCAGGAGGTCCATGTTGCTAAGTCTGAAATCCCCATGAGCCATCCAAGTGGGGTCCAGTGGGAAGTACCAGGAGGgtgttaccccattttacagatgagtaaaccgaGCTTcggaaaggttaagtgacttgcccaaggtcccactaAAGCTGGTGTGTTTCTGAGAGGGCCTGTGCTCCAAGTCCTGACTCCGtccttctcctccctcacctcgTCGGGGCGGGAGTCCTGCCCTGGGTGTTCGTCCCTCGCTTGACTGGGTCTGTGTGTCGCCgtctctgtgtccccagggctgGCACGGCGGGGCCAGCAGTCGTTGGTGAGGAATGAGTGGGGGGATGCGGCGGGGGCTCAGGAGTGTGTggccagggaggggaagggtgtgAAGGTAGGAAAGCTGGGAACAGAGCTGTGCACATTCACAGCCTCACAGAACAGTGGCCAGAGGGGCCCTCCCAGCACCCCTCGTGGAGGCCTGTTACCGTCACCCCTGCCATGCGAAAGGGGAGCCTATGGCCCAAAGCCGGAGAGCGACTTAGCAGCAGGGCTGCGGCTCCCAGCACAGCACTCCTTCCTACACCTGCCCTGGCCAAACCGGGCTCAGATACGCCGGCCGGCCCAGCCTTTGGTGGTTTGCCTTTCGGCAGAAGCACCTCACCTTCCAGGTAGATGGTTCCACTTCACACACACCaccctcccctcacctcccctgtCCCACAAGTCACCTAAGCCTCCCAGGCCTTTCTCATTGTGCCTTTAGTCCCTCGTGAAAACCCTAGAGTCTGGTCTCCCCTCCCAGGGGACAGGCTGCGGTTACGCCCGTGCCAGCTGGTCCCCCAGAGCCTCTCCACTTGGTCCTTCTTGCCGGGGATGCACCCCCTTCTGTGGACCAATCACTTGGACTGTATCTCATCTCTGCTGCTGAACTCTGTGTCCTGGGGCAGCTCCTCGCCATCCCCAAGGGGACCAGGACAGGTCCCAGATGGGGCCGTGCCAGTGGGGggcctgcagtgggagcactaacAAAGCAGGGGTCCCTGGACCAGGTCTCGAGGGATGGTCAGTGCTGGCAGAAGTTTAGTGGCTGTTTGGCCGGGAGGCCTGATTTGTGGTGCGAGTTGATTTCTGTAGTATAAATACTcttgtcatgattttttttttccaagctaCCATCATGGGGTCACTGAACagggagttgggaagagatacgTAACACATGCTATAGTCCAAATCATATTGCCACCATCCACGCCCAATAGACAAAGATTACCTCAAGAGCATAGATtataatttgtgttttaaagttatttaagttTACATAACTTGATTCTTAAATAATGGCTGTTTAACACCTGGATGGCAAAATGCGTAAATTTAACAACTAGCTCTTGTGAGCAGGTACAAACCAGCGCTAGCACACCTCTGAGAAGAGCATCCCTGGCTAAGGGGACAGTGGAGGCTAAGGGGTGAAAACGCAAGTGGGTAGTGACTGTGGGGTGTGAGGGAAGCTGTGAGACTTGACTAGAGATGAGGCTGCTGAGCTCGGCAGGGGCCCTTCCAGGACGCCTGTGCTGAGGAGCTGCGTCCTGAGGGAGAAGGCTGTGGCAGGTCACTCTAAGGTCCCTGTGGAGAGGGGACCAGGAGTGAGGGAAGGCTGGGTGTGGCCCAGGCCAGAGATGGTGTTGACACACCAGGAACCATGGGGACAGGAAGGAGGGACAGAGTCAACAGACCTTCGAAAGGTAGAATCAATGTATCTGGGAGTGGGTGGTGAttacctcaatttcctcttctgtgaaatgggtatactACCCACCTCCCATGACCGTACAGGGGAGGACGGAACAAATCAGTGTGTGGTCCACGTGGAAGTGCTTTGAAAAGTAGAAAAGTCCTACTAGAAAAAAAGTCCTAGTAGAAAAATGACACGTACCCTCTCAGGTGTGTATGGGGTTGGTGGGTGAGTGGGATGACAGCTGATGTCACAGCAGCGCCCCCTGCAGTTCCTTGTAAGTACCAGTCTTTCCCCTCCAGGTTCAAAGAGCGTGTACTGCAGACCCCAAACGACCTTCTGGCTGCTGGCTTCGAGGAGCACAAGTTCCAAAACTTCTTTAATGCTGTGAGTTAACCTGGGCACGACAGCTGAGGGGCCAGGTCCTCCCTCGCTGGCAGAGCAGACAGGAGCGGGCACTGGCCGGAGTCCCCTCACCGCCCAGGGCTCTGTGGTTGCGCCCCTCTGGCTCCTCCCAGCTGGGGAAGGGCTGAGGGTTGCTTCCTGCTTGTGGGGACATCGAGGGAACAGGGAGCCCAGGGCCCTGCCGTCTCTCTGGGAGGAGGTACCTCCTTTGGGGCACTAGCTCTCAGGCTGGAAACTTCCCCCAGCCTCCttcagcccctcccctctccaccccattCCCCGGACCCCACTAGTGAAGGCGGTGGGGTTGGAAGACTGTCAGTTCTGAATCTGTAAATAAGAACTGGAACCACGGCAATGAGGAGGGAGACTAACCGCTGCTCCTTAGACGTGACTCCGGGCTGAGGGACTCGCTACAGAATCTCTCTAACCCTGTTACCGAGCTTTGGCGGGatctgattgattgattttggcGCCTCAACTTGAGGATTTGAAGATGGAAATGCCCgtggagggaggggcggggcttgCCCGTCCCCTGGCTGAGGGCCCAAGGGCTGCAGTTTTACAGTGTGGTAGAGCTCGTGGAGAAGGACAGCTCCGTGTCCAGCCTGCTGAAGGTGTTCAACGACCAGAGCTCCTCGGACCGCATCGTGCAGTTCCTGCGCCTGCTCACGTCAGCCTTCATCAGGAACCGCGGAGACTTCTTCCGACATTTCATCGATGAGGAGATGGACATCAAAGACTTCTGCACTCATGTAGGTCCTCAGGGCCCAGGCTTTGGGGACTCGGCCTCTGGCCCTGGGCTCCGCTCTCATCCCTCTCTCCTTAGGAGACTTTAGCACCAGCATTCCCTAACCAGGGGACCTGGATGTCATGTCTACATTGCAATTCAAAGAGCACTAGGTTAGCAAGCCGGAACACATCCTCCTTCTGCCCaaactgtgtggctttgggcaagtcactttccctctctgggcctcagatttctcatctgagGAATAAGGGCTTTGGACTAGACTGTTCACAAAATTACAGAGTAGCAACCCCAGagcttaagcactgcgccaccaggggagtccttcCCAGGCCTTCTTCTTGCCCGGCAGTAATCAGCAGGAGCTAAGTGGCAGCTGCCCTGGTTATTGGGACTCAGTAGGCAGCTTGTGTCTCCATTGACTCACCCACTCGCTCACCCAGCCCTCTGTAAGCACGTAAGCTTGAAATCCCTTTATGATAAAGTCCCTTTCTGCTGAGATTGACTTTGTGCATTAGGAAGCCCAAGCTGAAAAACTCCTGCCCCCCTTTCCAGATTCTTCAAAGTAGTGTCCTCTTCTCACAACTAGGGGGTCCAGAATCAAAGAGATCTAGATTCAAGCCTTGCAACTGTGGCAATGTCTATCTGTCACCTCCTCAGCGAGCCTGcgtttcctcctctggaaaatgcAGATGGCAACATCTGCCTCACAGGTTGTTGTGGAGATTATTTCCCAGCGCAGAGGTTTTGACCTAGGACCACGAAAGCCAGGGTTGGACCTCTCACTTGTCCTCTGCCGGGCCTCCATCCTCaactgggttgttttttcattgtgACCTTTGCAGGAAGTAGAGCCCATGGCCACGGAGTGTGACCACATCCAGATCACGGCCCTGTCCCAGGCACTGAACATTGCCCTGCAGGTGGAGTATGTGGACGAAATGGACACGGCCCTGAACCACCACGTGTTCCCCGAGTGTGCCGTCCCTTCCGTTTACCTGCTCTATAAAACGTCCCACTACAACATCCTTTATACAGCCGATAAACGTTGATTAATTTTAGACCATGCAGTGGAGCCTGTCACCTAATGGGACtgcgttttttctttttttttttttttgcggtacgtgggcctctcactgttgtggcctcttccattgtggagcacaggctccgcacgcgcaggctcagcggccatggctcacgggcccagccgctccgcggcatgtgggatcttcccggaccggggcacgaacccacgtcccctgcatcggcaggcggactctcaaccactgcgccaccagggaagccctacgggACTGCATTCTGAATGGAACATTGCAGCTTTTCAGTTTTTCTAAGCGATTTATAGTTAGAAAATGTGCAGCCTTTTGGGCAAAGTCACTGGGAATAAGGTCTACTCACTATGGACTGGTGGTAACTTGgcgatatttttaatatttatcttcatGGAGGATCAAATGTTTTCTAACTCTGGGCTAGGAAGCCATATGCCCTGGCTCTACCCCAGTTCTGAGACCTTGCATAGGACACCTCCTCTCTCTGGGCCCAATTCTTCATCTGGAGGAGGTTCCTGCCAGTGTTGACATTCCATTGTGGTATAAAAATGGGGTCCTCTGGTTTATTTTCACCAGGGGCAGTGCCTCTCTGTAGGAGAAGAAAAGCCCAAGATCAGCTGTCTTGAGTGACTTACCAGTTCTATAAAAAATCAAGTCCAGTCAGCTGTTGGACTGGACTTGGGCACACGGTGAATTGAGGCCAATTTGAATGCGAGGGCTTCAGTGTACTTCCAAGCATTCATGACTGTTTTCTTACCCCTAACTTGAGGAAAAAGATACTTTTATGCCAAAGTCTAGAAAGAGGCCTGTAGCCATCAGCGCGAAGCCCGAGTTGTCGGGCCCCTCTATCTCCCTCAGGGCCAGGACTGCCTGCTTTCTGGCGGGCAGCCCTGCAGGGTTCTGCCGCCAGCCCCACCTGGACAGACACTGAGAAAGCCTAAGGTCTGGGGCCAAGAAGGTGTCTCATCGTCCCCAACACATCCTGGAAGTAGAACATGGATCCTCAGCCGGGTGGAGACATCGATCAGCACGTGCAGCCGTAGACACCAGCTGAGCAGCACACACAAGGTGTTCTGAGGCTGTCTTTggcttcctttccccttcccccgcTTCTGTTTGGCTTACGGGCTGGCTAGAGGTTAGTGGGAAAGGACAGAGATAAGCCGAGGAGACTGGCCGTGGGGAGATCACCTCTGGGGAAACCGCCTGGTAGCCAAGAGCCCTGGCGCTCGCCGGTCTCCCTGTTCATCCACCTGGACATACGCCCCTTAATAACCTCCTCACCTTGCTGCCTCAGGATCTCGAGGAGCCCTGGCTGGGCTGGGGCGCTGCCAGCAAGCTCTCTTCCtctgggaagaaatggagaatgCAAGGGTGTGGAACTGCCTTCCTTAATCGAAGGCCTCACAGGTTCCATTCTGCAGGGGTTTGTTAGAACCTGTTGGTGCTGCAGTGCCAGGCTGTGGTGTCTGCCGACAGGCAAACTGTGCACCAGGAGGACTGGGTGACAGACTGCTCCCAACCCTTGTATACAAATGTCAGATTGGTATCAGTCTTCCGCCTTTGTGAAAACTGATGTCAGGGTGCTTTTAATGCCAGGCAGGGACCCAGGTTCCCATACTGCCCTTGGCTGGAACTTGGACCCCAAGGGCTCAAGCTAAGTGACTGTCACTTTTTCACAGGAATGTAAAGCTGACCCTGATCTCTGATCACTGGACAGGAGTGCTGTGACAAGTACACTGTAAGAGTGGGGTAACATGTTACATGTTTTGTGAGTATCACGATCCCTGTTTCCAAACTGAAGGACACTGAGCCGAATCTTGGCTGCTCTGAGCAGTTGTGAGATgggtcctgggcctccagctgggCTCTCGAGCACAGTATAATCAGCACTGGCGGCCACTTAACTGCATTTGTAGCTTGTGTAGCATTCACAAAAGCAAAGCTTTCTCTTTGGCAGACAGGCTGGAGAAATTCCCCCTGAGGTGTGTCTGTGCTGTGTTTCCAGGCCGGAGAGCCTGCCAGTGCTCATGTGGGACCCTCTTCCCAAGAGAGATCCTATCAGTTTAGAATCAGAATGCCCAAGAGAGGCAGGCTGTTTTCATGaccttcctctctgctctcccgTTTTTCATAAAACCATTGGGCAAATCCAAACCACTGCTCTCTTCCCTTCACATCTGCCCTCAGATCTTGCCTCTGAAGGGAAAGCACTATGGAGGAAAGGAGTGGCAGAATTCAGAGAAGCTTTAAGTAACAAATGTAAAACCCAGTCACCCGTGGACACTGCCCTGCTTATGTACCGCAGCCAGCCACGCCAGCAATCACACTTCCTGGGTAATTCTTCACCCACCCCACAAAGCCTTCTCTTTGCAGACCAAAAGCTGGAAGGAAGGTTGCTTTCAGAGTTTGTCTTTACAACTGCACGTGTTACCTTCCTTCCAAAGGGAACTTTACAAACCAGTGCGAATATCTGGCAACAAAAACCACTGTCCTTGCTTTTGGTTCCTACTTTAAGCACAGAGTGGCTCtgcagccaggctgcctgggttcagatcttcAGCTTTGCCACTAACTAGTTatatgaccttggccaagtccctTCACCTCCAAGTTCCAGTTCCCACATTAGTGGAATGGAGACAACACGTCACAGAATTATCGGTTCAAGTGGAATAAGATTACATGTGAAAACAATCGCAAGACCTGGCGCCTAGCGAGCGCCCTACAAGTGGGATGCGTCCCCCCACGGACCCTTCCCAGCGGGCTGCGGCAGAACACTGCAAGACGGGAAAACACGCCACCTTGGCAGTGGCACTGTGGTTTCCCAAACAGGGAAGAAGTCTAAGGACCAAACGCATTCCCGTGCTGAGCGGAAATAGGGGCAGGGGCTGTGGCTCAGTAAATGGTTCCCCAGGGGCCCCTTGTCCCGTGGGACGTAGGCCAGGCCCACAGCTTCCTCGGGCAATGGGTAAAAACATTTTCCTAGCATTAAAATGGTTTCCATGACAACTGTTCATCCTGGCTTCTTAATAGTTGGTACCTGGTATGCACCAAAAATCAACACTACTATCCTATGGGGCTTGTACGTGTGAGTGGACTAGCACGGGTAGGAGTGTCCTTGTTTAGTGAAAGGTCCAGACACTCAGGAAACTCTGTCCTTGGGCTGGGCTGGAGGTGCCAAAGGAACCACAGGCCTCACCAAAGCTTCACCTCATCAGGTCAGACAGCAAAACTGTCAGGGAGGCTGGCCCTATCTTTTAAAACCTAGCTCTTTAACATGTTACCCCACAAAAAGGAATTTGCTGTTAGAGGGCAAGGACAGGCTGTCACAGGACGTTAGTGGCTCTGTTTGGCCTGTGCCAAGTATCCTCAGGCCTCTCATGGCTCAGGTGCTAAGGGACCCTGACCCTGCGTATACTTCCACTGTATCATTTGGAAAATGGAGAGCCCCCCTGCCATCCTCTGATAGCTGTCACTCAGGAGCTTCACAGACTAGGGctgttttcttttgcattctCCTCTCCCAGTCACTGGTGACACTGGGGAGACAGGCTCTGGCAACACTGCTGACTTTTAAAACCAAAGCAGTTTTCTGAACTTCCCTTGGGCCTACAAGGAAATACCCAAGGTTcttatcccagctctgccacttgactgccgtgtgaccctgagcaagtcttAGCCACTCACAGTGAGCTTTCTCAACTGCAAAGAGGGTACTCTAAGACTCATGTCCCAGGGCCTTGACGGAAAACCAGATGACAATCGAAGTAGATAAAAATACCCAACCAACACTCAGTGATACCTGAATCTGAGTTTAGGCCAACTACCCTGTTGCAGTTGCCCACAGGGACCGAGGGAACACAGCTGCCAACCATGAGGCCAAGGGAACGTCTGTTCAGAAGCCCAGACTTAGCTGTGCAGAAATCAGTGCTTCTCCCATGCCTGTGGCTCCTCACCCAGGCTGGCCCCGAGGAAGCTGCGGAGGCGCCGGGAGGCCTCGGGCCCCTCAGCACGTATTTACAGCAGGCCCTGAGCTAAGTGCAAGGGCTGCAAGGAGTAATAAGCAGCTTCTGCCCGCAGGGAGCTCAGCAAGGCGCCGGAGACCAGTGTGGCAAGTGCCGTGAAGAGGGTGAGCCTGGGCACTGTGGGAGCTCACGAGAGGAACACATCACCTCCTGGGTCTCAGGGGCCAGCAGTGCTCAGGGGCAGGAAAAGGCAAACAGGCCAAGGAAAAGCTTGGACAAAGGCTCAGGGCAAAAGAATGGGGGCGTGAGACCGTGGGCAGCAACCGGTCTGTCACacagaggaaggaagcagagagacGAGGCTGGAGAGACTGGCCAGGGCCAGATCCCAGGTGCCTCACAGCCAGACTCAGCAGACTGCTCCTGGCTTCCCCACACGTGGCTCTGTGATGTCACGGAAGCTGTGTTCTCTTGGAAGCCGGCAATCtcttccctgcccacctcccagcgAGGCTAAGACAAGACAGCAGCTGTGAGGTAGAGCTAAGGAGCTGTTAGGATTCTTCTGTGGAGAAAAACGGGAACACACGTTGCGGACCCAGGCAGAAATGACTTTACAGTGATCTGCGAAGCTCACCAGCCTCTCGCTCTATCCACACCGTGCAGCGGAGTGAGACACACCCCGCATGCATCCTGCAGCCAGAGGACTATGACTGTGTCCCCACATCCTGGCTAAAAACTCAAGAAAATGCGCTGGTTCTGACCACTGTTTTTAATTGAGGAAATCTAGTTAACCATACAAGGAGCCTGTAAACACTGGAACGCAGAAATATATGAGATGCTATACATAGAATTCGTACTGTGAAACAACACAGATCTGCATGAGGTCTCTCCTGCTACCGGAGGTGGTGTGTGCAAGAGAGAGATTTTTGTAACTGGGGCTGACAGTGGCGTGAAGTCAAAGGGGCGAAGGTTTTCCGTACAACCAGAGGACACAGACACAACGTGCGGTCACCAGCAGACCCTGACCTGGGGGGCAGTTAGCCTGCACTTGTGCTTGGCCGTGGCTGTTCCTGCTGCTGCTCTTTCGGctgctgcttcttcttcttcttctgtttgGAGAGGCAGCTCAGCGCGGACTCGCCGTTTCTTGGGGCGGACACGAGCTCGGGCAGCTTGCCAGACTGAGTGGGATACCTGGTTTTCAGGTCATCCTTAAACAACGGTTGGGAGAGTAAATGGCGCAGCTCCTTCTTCAGGACTTTCGTCTGCTTTTGTCGCCGACGCTCTTCTTGCTGGTCAACTTTTCCTCCTTGAAACACAATTCAAAATAGATCATGTTTACTATGACCTGTAGGAGCATTCTGTGTCCCCTGATGGATAACACTTGTGATAAGAAATGTTC
This region includes:
- the OTUB2 gene encoding ubiquitin thioesterase OTUB2 — translated: MSEASFNLISEKCDTLSILRDHPENRIYQRKIQELSKRFTAIRKTKGDGNCFYRALGYSYLESLLGKSREILKFKERVLQTPNDLLAAGFEEHKFQNFFNAFYSVVELVEKDSSVSSLLKVFNDQSSSDRIVQFLRLLTSAFIRNRGDFFRHFIDEEMDIKDFCTHEVEPMATECDHIQITALSQALNIALQVEYVDEMDTALNHHVFPECAVPSVYLLYKTSHYNILYTADKR